From Campylobacter upsaliensis, the proteins below share one genomic window:
- a CDS encoding Rid family detoxifying hydrolase — translation MSNYPKAIGPYSAYREANGLLFISGQLPINPTSGEIESEDIKEQTRQSLKNIGAILKENSISYDKVLKSTCFLADINDFAAFNEIYAEFFQAPYPARSAFAVKDLPKKAKIEIEIIAQKG, via the coding sequence ATGTCAAATTATCCTAAGGCTATAGGTCCCTACTCTGCTTATAGAGAGGCAAATGGACTCTTATTTATTTCGGGGCAGCTTCCTATTAACCCTACTTCAGGAGAGATAGAAAGCGAGGACATTAAAGAGCAGACAAGGCAGTCTTTAAAAAATATAGGTGCCATTTTAAAAGAAAATAGCATTAGTTATGATAAGGTGTTAAAAAGCACTTGTTTTTTAGCGGATATTAATGACTTTGCAGCCTTTAATGAAATCTATGCAGAATTTTTTCAAGCACCATACCCAGCAAGAAGTGCGTTTGCAGTAAAAGATTTGCCGAAAAAAGCTAAAATTGAGATAGAGATTATCGCTCAAAAAGGATAA
- the dcuC gene encoding C4-dicarboxylate transporter DcuC produces the protein MLGITFSLFSVFLLVFMLYKKINAHMALLLSGLLLLSLATIFGLSPHIVAKGSLNLGFFDIFQVFNQTMSSTLAGLGLTLMCIAGFSAYMDHVGASYALFKVFEKPLKAVKSPYILLIVAYFIVQFLVLFIPSHAGLALLLMVTMYPILVRSGVSKLSALSVIAICQYIDHGPGSGNVIMASKVAEIDPAIYFVHYQLPTTLPIIIAVGIALYLCNKFFDKKDHFVFDAEKIEQELNENKGKEEELKKPPRIYAILPVIPLVLILGFSAVLDSILVLLGFSTAEEVKAAASTAIKMNVPVAMVISTFIAILFEMIRYRSVVDTLNSIMIFFKGMGHLFVITVSLIVCGQVFASGLLSVGFVDTLIEFCKNAGFGVLAIIIAVSILLAVCAFLMGSGNAAFFSFAPLIPNIAKHFSVETITMIAPIQIMTGFGRCVSPIAPAILAISAIAKVSPFAVIKRTAIPMLVAAIVNIIMTYIYL, from the coding sequence ATGCTAGGGATTACTTTTTCTTTATTTAGCGTTTTTTTGCTTGTTTTTATGCTTTATAAAAAGATTAATGCACATATGGCATTGCTTTTAAGTGGGCTTTTATTACTCTCTTTGGCTACTATTTTTGGACTTTCACCGCATATTGTGGCTAAGGGTTCTTTAAATTTGGGCTTTTTTGATATCTTTCAAGTTTTTAATCAAACGATGTCAAGCACCCTAGCGGGACTTGGCTTAACTTTAATGTGTATAGCGGGTTTTTCTGCTTATATGGACCATGTTGGGGCTTCTTATGCTCTTTTTAAGGTTTTTGAAAAGCCTTTAAAAGCAGTAAAATCACCTTATATTTTACTGATAGTTGCCTATTTTATCGTGCAATTTTTGGTTCTTTTTATCCCATCTCACGCTGGTTTGGCACTTTTGCTTATGGTTACGATGTATCCTATACTCGTTCGCTCGGGCGTTTCGAAGCTTTCAGCTTTAAGTGTCATTGCTATTTGTCAATATATCGACCACGGACCTGGAAGCGGTAATGTTATTATGGCGTCAAAAGTCGCTGAGATTGACCCTGCGATTTATTTCGTTCATTATCAATTACCCACAACCCTACCTATCATCATCGCAGTAGGTATAGCTCTTTATCTTTGTAATAAATTTTTTGATAAAAAAGATCATTTTGTCTTTGACGCTGAAAAGATAGAGCAAGAACTTAATGAAAACAAAGGTAAGGAAGAGGAGCTTAAAAAGCCTCCTAGAATTTACGCCATTTTGCCCGTTATTCCTTTGGTTTTAATTTTAGGCTTTAGTGCTGTTTTGGATAGTATTTTGGTTTTGCTAGGTTTTAGCACAGCTGAAGAGGTCAAAGCTGCGGCTAGCACGGCGATTAAAATGAATGTCCCTGTGGCTATGGTTATTTCGACATTTATTGCCATTTTATTTGAAATGATTCGTTATAGAAGTGTTGTAGATACTTTAAATTCTATTATGATTTTCTTTAAGGGTATGGGGCATTTATTTGTAATTACCGTATCTCTTATCGTTTGTGGTCAAGTGTTTGCAAGTGGGCTTTTATCTGTAGGTTTTGTCGATACCCTAATAGAATTTTGTAAAAATGCAGGTTTTGGAGTGCTTGCCATTATCATTGCTGTTTCGATCTTACTTGCCGTTTGTGCCTTTTTAATGGGAAGTGGTAATGCGGCGTTTTTTAGCTTTGCTCCGCTTATCCCAAATATAGCAAAGCATTTTAGCGTTGAAACTATCACTATGATAGCTCCTATTCAAATAATGACAGGTTTTGGAAGATGCGTTAGCCCTATTGCTCCGGCAATTCTAGCTATTTCGGCGATTGCAAAGGTGAGTCCTTTTGCTGTGATTAAGCGAACGGCTATTCCTATGCTTGTAGCGGCTATTGTAAATATTATTATGACTTATATTTATCTTTAA